ccataatgtcttgtgtgataattacaataaaatatgattaaactatcTAATTGTTAATACTTCCATCAAAGATTGAAGAAATTGGTTTACCAATTGAGATtagtgtttgtttataaattcttgcataaatgttatgatttatttgttagttttcggtttaatgccgtttttcatcactatttcagttatgtaacggcgggagtgctcctggattctgtacaagtataaAGCTgtactccgcaagtaactgctaactggACGAATTATAtgagacacattgtcttttatcaaattgtcagactcacagagaacatacgacccgcccggggatcgaactcacgaccccacggtCAAAAGATCGTCGCTTTCCCTATCAAGCTAAGCGGACGAGTATAAAAGTTATGAGTTCTGTAATATAATACCCTGGTAGAAACGATATACTTTATATATCTTTGAAGTCCTTAAGTGTAGTACAGAAGTGGGACTCTGGATCCAAATTCATGTTAACCGATtaattctgcttttgcgaccagtgtagatcatgattagcctgcacatccatgcagtctaatcatgatctgcagtgttcgctgttcagtcagtatatatttttcttgcataccagacggggatttccggtattttaccggtgctggaaaaatccatcttacaccccggggtgtaagatgactctcgtgctttaaatgacgtattacgaactacatatatgtagaatatttatgtagttatttatattttatttcgaaaaacggaataaaaatccaataccttgacagttcctctttgttcctgatagtatatttctcgattcaaaacacgttgttttatcaaaaattcataacgttacgctggaactgataaaacaaaaccggaactaaacattgttatttgtctttgaaacgtcatgacgtctttcctgtttatggacgttgatttcccgcgctttgtttaaatacgctgctataagaaatagttctaaaaagaaagccgttcgactgattttatttttattattatatctttatatcggtatgcaagaaaaagattctgtcactggttataggttcagatgggaatatccggctctcgggtaactgtttaggcggtaactcggtaggaacctcgttaccgcctaaacagttaccctcgaagccggaaattcccatctgcacctacaaccagtgaaagaatcttataggtaagcaccccttttaacagttaatggtactgtccaaattgaaagatggacacgttcatccTAGAAATtcagtagggtaagggttaacttaaTTAATGTATTGCTTGGAAAGAACAAAGCGAACATctcctttattatattaattttatgaCAGTGCACTTTGTTTTAACGATACAGCATGGCTGACACGGAATGCATAGTCTGTGAAAATATAGCTGCTACAGATGCTATCTAAATCTGACATCTTTTCTTATTGATACAGGCGAGAGCTAGTTTCGCTCCTTCCAACAGCATGCTATACAAGATCAAATGCACACATGGTCAAGCATGCATGGgtaaaatgataaatgatatGCCATGTACACATTGCGTATAAAAAGCCAAAATATTAAACCACACAATTACATATAAAATAGCATATTCGCATCGCTATCAAACGGCGTCCGAGTCGATTTTGTCGCGCTAAAGACAAATTCATTCCACACAGTCGGACCAGCTATTCACATTATTTTCCACTGAATGTATCTACCTACAAATATCAttgacatatataaataaatgttcgTTGTAAATGAGGTCCCACTATCGAACAGATGATCGTCTTTGTGTAGGGCAAGATAGGCCTCGTATCGTTTTCCCTGGTCACGTTCGTTACAGTAGTTACCCTGACAAGATGCTTTGCATGTCACGTGACTCCAATCTTTGTTACACTCATTACCCCATGACTTTCCAGAACATGAACGGAAGTATGAGGTCACAAGTTTCTTATctgaaacataaaacaaaatggtgATATATTTGCATCAGATTCTACAAACAACAGGAATATTATTGTAAAACAGCCGGTTCATTTTACAATCCACTGAATTTAGACGCTGATACTATTAATAGTAcgtataagaaatatatttaataggCTGTTTTACTACGCTCATGTTTTCCATGGAGTCTGTATGctgtaaacttttattttcaatagtACCCTTTCTAGAATGTTAATTTTAGGCAGTCCTCATGATCTTACCAATGAAATGAACACGTTTTTCACTTTATAAGAATCGAATTGCTGCTTTAAGACAAATGTGGACGCTGTATCAGTCTGAGGGAAGCCAGAAGAGTGTAATGAAAATAAGGCTTTAATTAGTCTACCCATTAATGTCATTCACTGAACCTGTAGTGCTTCTTTTACCTAATGTCAATCAGCTGCATTCCTATGTGAATTTATTGAGTGAGAACGTGTAAGCATAACTGAAGAGTTTTGTGTTAAGTTCGAATTTGGTTGCATGAATGATGTTTGGATTAGGCAGTCAAGTAAACGTTGGACTAAAGATGATAACCAACAACTGTAGTCCATTAAAGACACTGCGATATGTCGAGAACGGTCACTTACACTGTGCACTTTAAAGGATACAACCTGTCAATAAAGAAGCCAGCCACCTCTTTGCCATAACAAAGTGAAGACACTTTTGTCATGAAGGAATATATGAACCACAACAAAGAATGAAATTTGAAAGATGTTAATCTGTGTATTGCAAATGGATGTTTGAAGCGGGTTTTTAAACGCCATCCTCAATAGAAAggataaatatattttagaattgCTAGATTTACCAGAAATCCAATGTGGTTACTTTGGTAAAAATGGCGTATATCACACTATAGATAGATAGTAATCAATATATTCCTGTTACTACCATATACTGATTGTGTTATATAGTTATTTTGATCATGATCAATGCTAACTGATTCTCATAAAAATGTAGTTGTAGGCATGGACAGGGTAATCCAGTTAACGTTACGCGAAAATCCTTTGTAAAAAGCATGTACTTTCGAATACCTTACTGTTCCTGTAACACACAGTAACTGGTAGAGTTGCACACATAACTTAAAGTGCTACATTCCTTACTTACGTATAACATATATTGTTCTTGTcacataatataatattatgatattgttCCTGCAGCATACAGTTAAACTCGTTACATACGTATATCTTATGGTATTGTTCCTGTAACACGGAGTAAGTTGTAGAGTGACATTTGTTACTTACGTATATCATATTGTTCCTGTAACACGGAGTAATTTGTAGAGTTACCTTTGTTACTTACGTATATCATATTGTTCCTGTAACACGGAGTAAGTTGTAGAGTGACATTTGTTACTTACATATGATTTGTTCCTATAACACGGAGTAATTTGTAGAGTTACATTTGTTACTTACGTATATCATATTGTTCCTGTAACACGGAGTAAGTTGTagagtgacattttttacttacGTATATCATATTGTTCCTGTAACACGCAGTAATTTTTACTTACGTATATCATATTGTTCCTGTTACACGGAGTAATTTGTTACTTACGTATATCATATTGTTCCTTTAACACGGAGTAAGTTGTAGAGTGACATTTGTTACTTACGTATATCATATTTTTCCTGTAACACGCAGTAAATTGTTTCTTACGTACGTCATATTGTTCCTGTAACACGCAGTAATTTGTAGAGCGACATTTGTTACTTACGTATATCATATTGTTCCTGTAACACGCAGTAACTTGTAGAGTTACATTCTAGATGTGAGCCAAAACCTAATGCCGACGGATTCTCGATGCAGTCTCGTCGGCTACCTTCTGTCTGAGTTACATACGAACATTTGTAGCATGTAAAGCCTGCAAAATAACAGTTACAGTCAATTGaggtattttttatttagtttacaatatctatCTTCTCAAAAACATCATTACAATGTTTGGTGCACAACGTGACGAATgattaaaaaatatctaaatacatgtactgttgtTTGTGCTCTAGGTCAACTGGAAAATAATGGAACTTAATCCATGATAttgaatttttatcttttattcacaAAACTAGAACGTTTATATTTCTTCTCTTTTGTTAGAATATGGTCATGTCAAATGTATCTTTATTGAGAATTATTTCTGTTAAAAGGTTTTAAGTAGTGTTGCGcttcaaaatggtagcaacgtaGTAAATCTTTGGCCGATTTCGGTAGCGAACAATTTCGTATGATTTGTTAATGATCGTGCGAAACAAGAGATCAGTGTTGCAGCTCTTGTGCCCAGTGGCCATCGTTGGTTGTCAATATGTTTCTAATCTATAAAAGTACGATTTGACTGCATTTTAGGACTGTGATATATTCAAGGTCGTAAGATCAGGTTATGACTGTCGTATTGTAAGACATTTTAGTGTGTAATATGAtttcatttgtgaaaaaaaagaaaatatatgaaacatgctTTTTATATGAACCAGGTCATCATTAATTCTTTTTTGTGGTTGATGTGTgcatatccaacgcattttggtattACATTAACAAATCTATGTAGTGTTTAACGCAATTTGAATTTGGTAGTTACTTCCCAAATGCATTAATGTTGCTACCATTCTAAAGCGATACAGAGCAGCAAACATCAAACATCtgtagggttttttttattttaatttctccATTTCATGTAGCAGCTAGCGGAAGGAAGATAGACAAGaacaaaacaatgtcatattCTCCCCTAATGGGACTGAAAGTCAACAAGCTAAATATCATGTTTAAAGAAATCCGTCTTTCTTTGCGGCAAAGTTTGCCTAAACAATATACAAAGGCCTTTCTATTCAACGTAAATGTCATATCTGTACTTGCAGTCTACAGATGTTAATTACTTAACATTTAAGCTGAGAGATCTCTTGTCATAAGTTATTTGTTCAAACAATACCGCACCTTCGCATTGCTACAAATGAGggattaaagttttaatttgataaacattCTTTGGTACCAAGACAGCCATAGATAGCGACAGAGGCATGTCCGGTACGATAAAATTCTAGCACCTATCACTCTAAATCTATATATCTCTACTATGAACATTAAACGTATAGGGCGATAAAAAGTCGGCTGCGCCCATTTTTATCTGTAGTTTAattgtcgaaaaaaaaaaaacagttgtacATAAGACTGTAAAGTGCACTTGTTTCAATTAATTTAGACCCATTCATGTAGTATGACATGCTGTCAAACTAACTCTTAGGAGAAGACCTTCataagcttagctttcggatctAATCCTTTTTCAGCATGAATGataacaatattgtaaattgtaaattgtagTATGCACAtacgtttgaaataaaatatgttcaaactAAACTAACTCCTACTGTTTTACTAATGTGTCAAACCCTCAAAAACATTAagctatcattttttttcagataaacacaaagaaaaatatatgatctACACGCGTGAATATGTTGCAGGCGTATATATTGTCCCATTAAACAAAAAAAGGGCTGATTTTGCATTGATGTTTATAAAATGATGGTGTTTTGTTTTGAAACCACTTACGATTGTAAATAAGCGAAAATGCTCCAAAATACTTAAAGCTTTATGAAAGCTTGTTTGTAGTGGTGTTTAAAATTTCATGTCGTCACGCACATTTCCCATTTGGAGGAAAAATAAAGCGATTTGATGTATCTGCTATCACAAAAATTACAGAAATTGTACGGACGCAGGGAAAACATAACTCAACAAAACAAGACCTTTTTGGCATTTCCAAAGAACTGTGATGTTTACATGTAATTTATTATCAATATCATTATTGATGTGGGAGTTGGGATATGTAactgtttattgttttgacaGAGCAGTTTGAATTGTTaattaaataacatttcattaGGCTAAGAAGCAAATAAAGACCTAGCCTGCAAATTGTATATGAAGAACGGTCATATAAACACAGTTTAAACTGCCAACAAAGTGGGCGTAGAATGACGTTGAAATTTACAGCGACTGTTAGCTGGCAAATtgcattgtgtacactacggtagaCGGAAAGTAGTTACGGCTGGTTATCAGGTTAGACGGAAAGTAGTGACGTCACACTCTAAATTTTATAGAATGAAATACGGCTGGTTATAAGTCCCTGTTATAGAAGAGAGGGACATCACGCTAGATATCTATAGAATGAAATACGGCTGGTTATCAGTCCCTGGTATAGAGGTTAGACGGAATTAAAGTAGTAACGTCACGCTCTATGCATAGAATGAAATACGGCTGGTTATCAGTCCCTGTTATAGAGGTTAGACGGAAAGTAGTGACATCACGATCTTTGTACAGAATGGGTAAATCGAGAACTTCTTGCCTATCTAGAAGGAAAAGTAAACATTTGTACGAGCGCGAGTCAGGGATAGATATACCtatctttccctagggaaagacctTGTCTATAATAGTGTTTTCATATAGTATAAGTACTATTACGACGTCATAATctttatttcttgcataccagacggagatttccggtatttttaccggtgctggaaaactccatcttataccccggggtgtaagatgactctcgttctgtaaatgacgtattacgaattACAAATATGTAGAAgaattatgtagtaatttatattttatttaaaaaacggaataaaaattcagtaccttgacagttcctattagttcctgatagtatatttctcgattcaaatcacgttattttatcaaaaattcatagcgttacgctgcaactgataaaacaaaaccggaactaaacattgctatttgttttgaaacatcatgacgtccttcctgtttacggacgttggtttcccgcgctttgtttaaaaacactgctataagaaataattctaaaaagaaagccgttcgattgctattatttttattattatttcttgaaatcggtatgcaagaaaaagattctgtcactagttataggtgcagatggaaatatccggctctcgggtaactgtttaagcggtaactcggcagggagcctcgttaccgcttaaacagttaccctcgaggccggttattcccatctgcacctacaaccagtgaaagaatcttataatatgatGGCATCTATTTGTCATCGTATTGTATCTATGCAAGAAAAAAAGAGCTAATATGTCTGCCTTGGAATGGCAGCTGTTTTCCTTACCCGAGTGACATTGTGAAGTGAAAAATCTTACATTAGCACAATATCTATGCTGCCCCGAGGGCCAGGTGGGTATTTACATTAAAGCAATGGTATGTGCTTGGTATTTTTTTAATTGCTATAGATCTAGTTGTCTACGATATACTCGTATCATGATGATAAATCGTCCGAAATATTTAAGATCTACCCGACAGGCTGCGTATATATAATGATACAATAATACATTTTTAACTGTAGTCCAGTAAGCCTGTGCTGAACTGTAGACCAGTAAATAGCACACTATGGACTGGCGATTATGTAAAGGATCATGTAAGAAAAGAAGATAAATCCATGTGCTTGAATTTCCGGGAACAATGACTCTCACAGAAAATTTTAGGATAAAAAAAAACGCGATCATATTTTCTCATGGAAAATCTCCTGACATAAGCATAAGCgtatatgtactttttttttcagagtatCTGCTGCAAAAAGTCAGTCCTCATACTTTAAGAATTGAACATTTCAATTTATATCAAAGTTTTATTCATTCGATCGCAAAATCGCTGATACATCTTGGCAACTAAataatttttctatttaaatgtatgtttttcattttgaattttaataggAAAAATAATTGGAAAACTGCGGACATTATCATCTGTAGGGCTGCGTTTCGATTCCTTAGATATcccaagaaaaaaaatagatgtcAAAAGGACCAAATTCAGATAAACATAATAtcgggtgggggtggggg
The Mercenaria mercenaria strain notata chromosome 10, MADL_Memer_1, whole genome shotgun sequence genome window above contains:
- the LOC123561713 gene encoding uncharacterized protein LOC123561713; this translates as MDQKLFLNIFFCAVALPNVIGFTCYKCSYVTQTEGSRRDCIENPSALGFGSHLECNSTSYCVLQEQYDIHKKLVTSYFRSCSGKSWGNECNKDWSHVTCKASCQGNYCNERDQGKRYEAYLALHKDDHLFDSGTSFTTNIYLYMSMIFVGRYIQWKIM